One Phaseolus vulgaris cultivar G19833 chromosome 11, P. vulgaris v2.0, whole genome shotgun sequence genomic window carries:
- the LOC137830626 gene encoding probable receptor-like protein kinase At4g39110 gives MGKIEKKMKAMTQPFLSPFSSSSLMAILLVITILFSFSSPSLALPPSESFQPRDNFLIDCGADVQSTLPDGRQFKTDPQASSFLNANDEFKINAQDSKLSYPVYKSARIFIQEARYSFHLVQPGFHWVRLHFYPIKNNIFDLQKATFSIFTDAYVLLHSFNVNNTDKPILKEYLINATEPQFTLSFIPLKNSAAFINAIEVVSAPDELISDTATDLFPVGEFSGITAYGLQPVFRVNNGGPLITSSNDTLGRTWESDEPFLTNKNLAKKASVATTAVKFPQHNPAISPLTAPQTVYASVTEMADAGVNQPNFNVSWKFDVDNSFCYLVRLHFCDIVSKGLNQLYFNVYVNGKTAISNFDLSAVTGALSTPYFKDIVVNATLIGEEGLSIQVGPATGVGGSANAIVNGIEVMKMSNSVNSLDGEFGVDGRSISGSNRGTVAAVGFAMMFGAFVGLGAMVVKWHKRPQDWQKRNSFSSWLLPLHAGDTSFMSSKNSMGKSNFFSSSMGLGRYFSLSELQEATKNFDSKNIIGVGGFGNVYLGVIDEGTQVAVKRGNPQSEQGINEFQTEIQMLSKLRHRHLVSLIGYCDENDEMILVYEYMPSGHFRDHLYGKNMPPLSWKQRLEICIGSARGLHYLHTGTAQGIIHRDVKTTNILLDENLTAKVSDFGLSKDAPMGQGHVSTAVKGSFGYLDPEYFRRQQLTEKSDVYSFGVVLLEALCARPAINPQLPREQVNLADWAMQWKRKGLLDKIIDPLLIGSINPESMKKFAEAAEKCLADHGVDRPSMGDVLWNLEYALQLQEAFTQGKAEDETKSSAAAPTSPHVPPTPSTPSDDPPAPAAALAASPAAPPPAAAVVPPRAEVNNATPEMNSIDDHSGTAMFAQFSNLNGR, from the coding sequence ATGgggaagatagaaaaaaaaatgaaggcaATGACACAACCTTTTCTATCACCCTTCAGCTCATCATCTTTGATGGCTATCCTCCTGGTCATcaccattctcttctccttctccTCTCCTTCATTAGCCCTTCCTCCCTCAGAATCCTTCCAACCAAGAGACAATTTCCTCATTGATTGTGGTGCAGATGTTCAATCCACCCTCCCTGATGGAAGACAATTCAAAACAGACCCTCAAGCAAGTTCTTTCTTGAATGCCAATGATGAGTTCAAAATCAATGCACAAGATAGCAAATTATCCTACCCTGTGTACAAGAGTGCAAGGATCTTCATCCAGGAAGCAAGATACTCCTTCCATCTGGTTCAGCCAGGTTTTCACTGGGTTCGGCTTCATTTCTACCCCATCAAGAACAACATCTTTGATCTCCAAAAGGCCACTTTCTCCATCTTCACAGATGCCTATGTGCTCCTCCACAGTTTCAATGTCAACAACACTGACAAGCCAATCCTCAAGGAGTACCTCATCAATGCAACTGAGCCTCAATTCACCCTTTCCTTCATTCCCCTGAAGAACTCTGCTGCATTCATCAATGCCATTGAGGTTGTTTCAGCTCCTGATGAACTCATCTCTGACACTGCCACTGATCTTTTCCCTGTTGGCGAGTTCTCAGGCATCACTGCCTATGGCTTGCAGCCTGTTTTCAGGGTCAACAATGGAGGCCCTCTCATCACCTCATCAAATGACACCCTTGGGAGGACTTGGGAATCTGATGAACCTTTTCTCACAAACAAGAATTTGGCCAAGAAGGCCTCGGTGGCAACCACTGCTGTTAAATTCCCTCAACACAACCCTGCAATCTCCCCTCTCACTGCTCCACAAACTGTGTATGCCTCTGTCACTGAGATGGCTGATGCTGGTGTTAATCAGCCAAATTTCAATGTCTCATGGAAATTTGATGTGGACAATTCTTTCTGCTACCTTGTTAGGCTGCACTTCTGTGACATTGTTAGCAAAGGGCTGAATCAACTCTACTTCAATGTGTATGTTAATGGGAAAACAGCAATCTCCAACTTTGATTTATCAGCAGTCACAGGTGCCTTGTCAACCCCCTATTTCAAAGACATTGTGGTGAATGCAACACTGATAGGGGAGGAGGGGCTATCAATTCAGGTTGGTCCAGCTACTGGTGTTGGTGGAAGTGCCAATGCCATTGTGAATGGTATAGAGGTGATGAAGATGAGCAACTCTGTGAATAGTTTGGATGGAGAATTTGGAGTTGATGGAAGAAGTATTAGTGGTTCAAACAGAGGAACAGTGGCAGCAGTTGGATTTGCCATGATGTTTGGAGCCTTTGTTGGGCTGGGAGCCATGGTGGTCAAGTGGCACAAGAGGCCTCAAGACTGGCAGAAGAGGAACAGCTTCTCTTCATGGCTGCTGCCTCTGCATGCTGGTGACACAAGCTTCATGAGCAGCAAGAACTCAATGGGAAAGAGCAACTTCTTCTCCTCATCAATGGGACTAGGCAGGTACTTCTCCTTGTCTGAACTTCAGGAGGCAACCAAGAACTTTGACTCAAAGAACATCATTGGTGTTGGTGGATTTGGCAATGTGTATTTGGGTGTGATAGATGAGGGGACTCAAGTGGCAGTCAAGAGAGGGAACCCTCAATCAGAGCAAGGCATCAATGAATTCCAGACTGAAATCCAAATGTTGTCCAAGCTCAGACACAGGCACTTGGTGTCCTTGATTGGATACTGTGATGAGAATGATGAGATGATCCTGGTTTATGAGTACATGCCTAGTGGACACTTCAGAGACCATCTTTATGGAAAGAACATGCCTCCTCTCTCATGGAAGCAAAGGCTAGAGATCTGCATTGGTTCAGCTCGTGGTCTTCACTACCTTCACACAGGCACAGCTCAAGGCATCATCCACCGTGATGTCAAGACCACCAACATCTTGCTTGATGAGAATTTGACTGCCAAGGTTTCTGATTTTGGACTTTCCAAGGATGCACCAATGGGGCAGGGTCATGTCAGTACTGCAGTGAAGGGTAGCTTTGGATATCTTGACCCTGAGTACTTCAGGAGGCAGCAACTCACAGAAAAATCTGATGTATACTCATTTGGGGTGGTTCTGCTTGAGGCACTCTGTGCAAGGCCAGCCATCAACCCTCAGTTGCCCCGTGAGCAAGTAAACTTGGCTGATTGGGCTATGCAGTGGAAGAGAAAGGGCTTGCTTGACAAGATCATAGACCCTCTCCTTATTGGATCCATCAATCCTGAATCCATGAAGAAGTTTGCTGAGGCTGCTGAGAAGTGTTTGGCTGATCATGGAGTGGATAGGCCTTCAATGGGAGATGTTTTGTGGAACTTGGAGTATGCTTTGCAGCTTCAAGAGGCCTTCACACAAGGAAAAGCTGAAGATGAGACAAAGTCATCTGCAGCTGCTCCTACTTCACCACATGTTCCACCAACACCTTCCACTCCTTCTGATGACCCTCCGGCTCCAGCGGCAGCTCTGGCGGCATCTCCGGCTGCTCCACCACCTGCCGCTGCAGTGGTGCCGCCACGTGCTGAAGTGAACAATGCTACACCAGAAATGAACTCTATTGATGACCATTCTGGAACTGCAATGTTTGCTCAGTTCAGCAATCTGAATGGCAGGTAA